A region from the Marinobacter sp. SS13-12 genome encodes:
- a CDS encoding ABC transporter permease translates to MSNTQSTGVASKRAYVAAIAIILFFWQVAAWFLPDFLMPDVPVALQRLWEELNSGDFYEGLGNSMSRLGIGYGAALFFGIILGLVGGTLDLVRSTLKAAIIILQSIPSIAWVPLFLILMGFGNMPIIVVVAIGAFFPTALSVMNATESVEKVHISAARVMGASRLQMLKRVYFPAVTPELITGAQLAFGNAWRALISAEMIVGFSAGLGKSLAYSGEIADMTGVMTNILVIAILAAVIDQVILERIKHRLLRYQYL, encoded by the coding sequence ATGAGCAATACTCAGTCAACCGGCGTTGCCAGCAAACGGGCCTATGTGGCCGCTATCGCCATTATCCTGTTTTTCTGGCAGGTGGCGGCCTGGTTCCTGCCGGACTTCCTGATGCCGGATGTACCGGTGGCACTGCAACGATTGTGGGAGGAGCTTAACAGCGGCGACTTCTACGAAGGGCTCGGCAACAGCATGAGTCGCCTTGGCATCGGATACGGGGCTGCCCTGTTCTTCGGCATCATTCTTGGCCTGGTGGGTGGCACCCTGGACCTGGTGCGCAGCACCCTGAAAGCGGCCATCATCATCCTGCAGTCCATCCCGTCCATTGCCTGGGTGCCGCTGTTCCTGATCCTGATGGGCTTCGGCAATATGCCGATCATTGTCGTAGTGGCCATCGGTGCGTTCTTCCCCACCGCCCTGAGCGTAATGAACGCCACCGAGAGCGTCGAGAAAGTGCATATTTCTGCGGCCCGGGTAATGGGGGCATCCAGGTTGCAGATGCTCAAACGGGTCTACTTCCCTGCGGTTACCCCGGAACTGATCACCGGCGCCCAGCTGGCCTTCGGCAACGCCTGGCGCGCCCTGATCTCTGCCGAGATGATCGTTGGCTTCAGCGCCGGCCTGGGCAAGTCCCTGGCCTATTCCGGCGAGATTGCGGACATGACCGGCGTCATGACCAACATCCTGGTGATTGCCATCCTGGCTGCGGTGATCGATCAGGTGATCCTGGAACGCATCAAACACCGGTTGCTGCGCTACCAGTATCTGTAA
- a CDS encoding methyl-accepting chemotaxis protein — MFNKFTVAKRLTLGFGLILSLMILVSLISNHRVGFIDRTLTEVGDDAAVKQRYAINFRGSVHDRAIAIRDAVLVREDRALRTHLQDIERLKAFYVDSARPMDQLFRSAGATDREQQLLADIKEIERSTLALTGELLEIRQDGRIDEAREFLLEDVSPAYTTWLNRINAFIDHQEGFITTNVDAVREAAGNFNKVIFLVTGIAVLLSIVVAVLIIRRLRSTLGAEPDEVADAIRRLSDGILDQDIQTKYPDSVMGALRDTVEQLAGIIREVRQSAKELSRSSSELLSTSDSNNRQIRIQSEEAEQMATAINQMAATVNEVAGFASSAATATGKADLEVETGNRVVQETAVSIGELADTLEKAAVTVHRVSDDSANIEKIIEVINAIAEQTNLLALNAAIEAARAGTHGRGFAVVADEVRSLATRTQDSTREIQEMIGKLQTGASEAAAVMETSRDLAKTTVEKTRSAEQALAQIRQEVGEINDMNAQIASAAEEQSSVAEEVNRNISRIHDSTVETSAGSEQVAGASRDLATLAEQLSGRVSVFRLKD, encoded by the coding sequence ATGTTCAACAAATTCACTGTCGCTAAACGACTCACCCTGGGTTTTGGCCTTATTCTTTCCCTGATGATTCTCGTCAGTCTTATCAGCAATCATCGGGTTGGTTTCATTGACCGGACCCTCACCGAAGTAGGCGATGACGCGGCCGTCAAGCAGCGCTATGCCATCAACTTTCGCGGCAGCGTTCATGACCGTGCAATTGCCATCCGCGATGCTGTGCTGGTGCGGGAAGACCGGGCGCTGAGAACGCATCTCCAGGATATTGAACGATTGAAGGCTTTCTACGTAGACTCAGCCAGGCCCATGGACCAGCTGTTCCGGTCAGCCGGAGCCACAGATCGGGAGCAGCAACTGCTGGCGGATATCAAGGAGATTGAGCGCAGCACCCTGGCGCTGACCGGGGAGTTACTGGAAATACGCCAGGACGGCCGCATCGATGAAGCCCGGGAATTTTTGCTGGAGGACGTGTCCCCCGCCTATACCACTTGGCTGAACCGCATCAATGCGTTCATCGACCACCAGGAAGGCTTCATTACCACCAATGTGGACGCGGTGAGGGAAGCGGCCGGCAACTTCAACAAAGTCATATTCCTGGTCACCGGAATTGCGGTGTTGCTGAGTATTGTGGTGGCGGTGCTTATCATCCGCAGACTTCGTTCAACGCTGGGCGCAGAGCCGGATGAAGTAGCCGACGCCATTCGTCGGCTCTCGGACGGCATACTTGACCAGGACATTCAGACGAAGTATCCGGACAGTGTGATGGGTGCTCTCAGGGACACCGTGGAGCAACTCGCCGGGATTATTCGCGAAGTTCGTCAGTCAGCCAAGGAGCTTTCCAGGAGTTCCTCGGAGTTGCTGTCTACCTCGGATAGCAACAATCGCCAGATCCGCATCCAGTCCGAGGAAGCGGAGCAGATGGCAACGGCCATCAACCAGATGGCGGCAACAGTTAATGAAGTGGCGGGATTTGCGTCCAGTGCGGCCACAGCCACTGGCAAAGCGGATCTGGAAGTGGAGACCGGTAATCGGGTGGTTCAGGAAACGGCTGTTTCCATTGGTGAACTGGCAGACACCCTCGAGAAAGCGGCCGTAACCGTGCACCGGGTTTCCGACGACAGCGCCAATATCGAAAAAATCATCGAAGTGATCAACGCCATCGCCGAACAGACCAATCTGCTGGCCTTGAATGCGGCCATTGAAGCGGCCCGCGCTGGTACCCACGGCCGTGGCTTTGCGGTAGTGGCCGATGAAGTGCGCTCACTGGCGACCCGCACCCAGGATTCCACCCGTGAAATCCAGGAGATGATCGGAAAACTCCAGACTGGCGCCTCGGAAGCGGCGGCGGTAATGGAAACCAGCCGCGATCTCGCCAAAACCACGGTGGAAAAAACCCGCTCTGCGGAGCAGGCCCTGGCGCAAATCCGTCAGGAAGTGGGTGAAATCAATGACATGAACGCCCAGATTGCCAGCGCTGCAGAAGAGCAGAGCAGCGTAGCGGAGGAAGTGAACCGCAACATCAGCCGTATTCATGACTCCACCGTGGAAACCTCCGCTGGTTCCGAACAGGTGGCGGGCGCCAGCCGCGATCTTGCCACGCTGGCGGAACAGTTGAGCGGAAGGGTCAGTGTGTTCCGGCTTAAAGACTGA
- a CDS encoding ABC transporter substrate-binding protein, which yields MNRSLLAPLFAFLLALAIASPAMAAEEFRVGYVRVMDDAQAMLAYEAGLYEKYGLDAELIEFTSGTDLIKGIVGGQLDIGVLGFSNAFTWASKGADLKIVGGAQRGYHSLLVREDSGIESVEDLKGKNLASQKQGSTADIVLKGVMLDNAGLTPSDLNIMGVAPSVAVQSLVGGRVDAAFLFEPYDRIAQLVAPVKQIYEIGEVWPFPCMVVITSGETLKNRKDVLWAALDAQRDAIDMLESNPAEAAPYITDYFIREPVVKSRNQGDVPSEQVITEAIKTNDFSAKLTEDDINRMKELAAIMQEQDILQVEGEFDVDALLDLSWQQAREL from the coding sequence ATGAACCGCTCTTTACTGGCTCCCCTCTTTGCCTTCCTGCTGGCCCTGGCTATCGCCAGCCCGGCAATGGCAGCAGAAGAATTCCGTGTCGGTTATGTCCGCGTTATGGACGATGCCCAGGCCATGTTGGCCTATGAGGCAGGACTCTATGAGAAGTATGGCCTCGACGCAGAACTGATCGAATTCACTTCCGGCACCGACCTGATCAAGGGCATCGTTGGCGGCCAGCTGGATATCGGCGTACTGGGCTTCTCCAATGCCTTTACCTGGGCGTCCAAGGGTGCAGACCTGAAAATTGTCGGCGGTGCGCAGCGCGGCTATCACTCACTGTTGGTGCGTGAAGACTCCGGCATTGAGTCGGTGGAAGACCTGAAGGGCAAGAACCTCGCCTCCCAGAAACAGGGCAGCACCGCAGACATCGTGCTCAAGGGTGTGATGCTCGACAATGCCGGGCTGACCCCGTCAGACCTGAACATCATGGGCGTAGCCCCTTCCGTGGCCGTACAGTCGCTGGTTGGTGGTCGTGTGGATGCCGCCTTCCTGTTCGAGCCGTACGACCGCATCGCGCAGCTGGTGGCTCCGGTCAAGCAGATCTATGAAATTGGCGAGGTGTGGCCATTCCCCTGCATGGTCGTGATTACCTCCGGTGAAACCCTGAAAAACCGCAAGGATGTACTCTGGGCGGCACTGGATGCCCAACGCGACGCCATTGATATGCTTGAGAGCAATCCGGCAGAAGCAGCACCCTATATCACCGACTACTTTATCCGCGAACCGGTGGTGAAATCCCGCAACCAGGGCGATGTGCCCAGCGAGCAGGTGATCACCGAGGCCATCAAGACCAACGACTTCAGTGCCAAACTGACCGAAGACGATATCAACCGCATGAAGGAACTGGCAGCCATCATGCAGGAACAGGATATTCTTCAGGTGGAAGGCGAGTTTGATGTCGATGCCTTGCTGGACCTGTCCTGGCAGCAGGCGCGCGAGCTGTAA
- a CDS encoding acyl-CoA dehydrogenase, which produces MSVLLLLLSALVLIYLGIGGTTAAAVLVIATIVGLFQDGWHILSILFGGGLLALGLVLLFPGELRREKFSAPLLGWVRGRLPKLSDTEEEALRSGTVDWDGELFSGQPEWSKLLDAKPAHLSSEEQAFLDGPVEKLCGMLDDWKITHEEFDLPNKVWKFIRENGFFGLMIPKEQGGKGFSHTAHSEIVMKISTRSVSAAVTVMVPNSLGPGELLMEYGTDSQKEYYLPRLAGGEEIPCFALTSPVAGSDAGAIPDKGIVCKGQWDGKEVLGLKVTWNKRYITLAPVATLIGLAIKVYDPDRLLGDSDDIGVTCVMIPQDLEGVHSGARHLPMNTVFMNGPTWGNDVFIPMDQVIGGQDMLGKGWKMLLECLSIGRSISLPALGTGAGKVASLATGSYALTREQFGRSISQFEGVQEALEPIAGYTYMMDAARLLTSGMLDRGVRPSVPSAVLKYRNTDLMRIVINHAMDVVAGRGVITGPRNFLARAYQAVPIGITVEGANILTRSLMVFGQGAIRCHPFIVEEIEAAGMEDKKAAVEKFDGIFYRHIAHTTRNALRSFVLALTGGLLEPVPRQGNIQSSYRQLARFSAAFALMTDVTLLTVGGGLKARQRLSGRMADCLVHLYYATAVIKQWHEEGYPDDQRPLVDWCLQTSLRDLKTSMRKLIINFPVPLLRWPMRVLVFPLGATGLNGPDDTLGTEVAASIVRDTPLRQRISRGSYVNTDPDDPLGRVLNAYRLANETREMRERLHEALRNRDEDELGGIDLLMGHERKELVDWACDQGVVKGEECDKLLEALEALYDVIRVDAFEPDGLKALARCAKGKRKVVERAPKEEE; this is translated from the coding sequence ATGAGTGTTCTGCTTCTCCTCCTCAGTGCACTGGTACTGATATACCTCGGCATTGGTGGCACCACTGCTGCCGCTGTTCTGGTGATCGCAACGATTGTTGGTCTGTTTCAGGATGGCTGGCACATCCTCAGTATTTTATTCGGCGGCGGCCTGCTTGCCCTGGGCCTGGTTCTGTTGTTTCCGGGCGAGCTGCGTCGAGAAAAATTCAGCGCCCCTTTACTGGGCTGGGTACGGGGCCGCTTACCCAAACTCTCGGATACCGAGGAGGAAGCACTGCGCTCGGGCACGGTGGACTGGGACGGTGAGCTGTTTTCCGGCCAGCCCGAGTGGTCAAAATTACTGGATGCCAAACCCGCCCATCTCTCCAGTGAAGAGCAGGCGTTCCTGGACGGGCCGGTGGAAAAGCTCTGTGGCATGCTGGATGACTGGAAAATCACCCACGAAGAGTTCGACCTTCCCAACAAGGTCTGGAAATTCATTCGCGAGAATGGGTTCTTCGGGCTGATGATCCCCAAGGAACAGGGCGGTAAAGGCTTCTCCCATACCGCCCACTCCGAAATCGTGATGAAAATCTCCACTCGCAGCGTTTCCGCCGCCGTCACCGTAATGGTGCCCAACTCCCTGGGCCCGGGCGAGTTGCTGATGGAGTACGGCACCGATAGCCAGAAAGAATACTACCTGCCCCGGCTCGCCGGCGGCGAGGAAATTCCCTGCTTTGCCCTGACCTCCCCGGTAGCCGGTTCCGACGCAGGCGCAATCCCGGACAAGGGCATCGTCTGTAAGGGCCAATGGGATGGCAAGGAAGTGCTCGGTCTGAAAGTGACCTGGAACAAGCGCTACATCACCCTGGCCCCGGTCGCCACACTGATTGGTCTGGCCATCAAGGTGTACGACCCTGACAGGCTGCTCGGTGACTCCGATGACATCGGCGTGACCTGCGTGATGATTCCGCAGGACCTTGAAGGTGTTCACTCCGGCGCCCGTCACCTGCCGATGAACACCGTGTTCATGAACGGCCCGACCTGGGGTAATGACGTTTTCATTCCCATGGACCAGGTCATCGGTGGCCAGGACATGCTGGGCAAGGGCTGGAAGATGTTGCTGGAATGCCTGTCCATTGGGCGTTCCATCTCCCTGCCCGCGTTGGGCACCGGTGCCGGCAAGGTCGCCAGCCTGGCAACCGGCTCCTATGCCCTGACCCGGGAACAGTTCGGCCGTTCCATCAGCCAGTTTGAAGGGGTCCAGGAAGCCCTCGAACCGATCGCCGGCTACACCTACATGATGGACGCCGCGCGATTGCTGACCTCCGGTATGCTGGACCGCGGGGTACGACCATCCGTGCCTTCGGCGGTGCTGAAGTACCGCAATACCGATCTGATGCGCATTGTGATCAACCATGCCATGGACGTGGTGGCCGGCCGGGGTGTCATCACCGGCCCTCGCAACTTCCTGGCCCGGGCCTATCAGGCGGTGCCCATCGGCATTACGGTTGAGGGCGCCAATATCCTCACCCGCAGCCTGATGGTGTTCGGCCAGGGGGCGATCCGCTGTCATCCGTTCATTGTGGAGGAAATTGAAGCGGCTGGTATGGAAGACAAGAAAGCGGCCGTCGAAAAATTCGATGGCATCTTCTACCGCCATATCGCCCACACCACCCGCAATGCGCTGCGATCCTTTGTGCTCGCCCTGACCGGCGGTTTGCTGGAGCCCGTACCGCGCCAGGGTAATATCCAGTCCAGCTATCGTCAGCTGGCCCGGTTCTCGGCGGCCTTCGCATTGATGACCGACGTGACCCTGCTCACGGTCGGCGGCGGCCTCAAGGCCCGCCAGCGCCTGTCCGGCCGCATGGCGGACTGCCTGGTGCACCTGTATTACGCCACCGCGGTGATCAAGCAGTGGCATGAGGAAGGCTACCCGGATGACCAGCGCCCACTGGTGGACTGGTGTCTGCAAACCAGCCTGCGGGACCTCAAGACGTCCATGCGCAAGCTGATCATCAACTTTCCGGTCCCCTTGCTGCGTTGGCCGATGCGGGTACTGGTGTTCCCGTTGGGTGCCACCGGCCTGAACGGACCGGACGATACATTGGGTACCGAGGTTGCCGCCAGCATCGTCAGGGACACCCCGTTGCGCCAGCGCATCAGCCGTGGCAGTTACGTCAATACCGATCCGGATGATCCACTGGGCCGGGTACTCAACGCCTACCGGCTGGCCAATGAAACCCGTGAAATGCGCGAGCGCCTTCATGAAGCTCTGCGCAACCGTGATGAGGATGAACTCGGGGGCATTGACCTGCTGATGGGCCACGAACGCAAGGAGCTGGTGGACTGGGCCTGTGACCAGGGCGTCGTGAAGGGCGAAGAGTGTGACAAGCTGCTGGAGGCGCTGGAAGCACTCTACGACGTTATCCGGGTTGATGCCTTCGAACCCGACGGCCTGAAAGCCCTGGCGCGCTGCGCCAAGGGCAAACGGAAAGTGGTAGAACGTGCCCCCAAAGAAGAAGAATGA
- a CDS encoding ABC transporter ATP-binding protein: protein MELQFSQVTKSFGDLNVIKQFDTTIRNGEIVALVGPSGCGKSTLLHMLAGLQQPSTGTLTAGGASVAKPSPERTLVFQEHALYPWMTLLDNVALALEFQDQPRKASLEEARKWLSRVRLVGFEDYYPHQVSGGMRQRCALARAFIARPKVLLLDEPFGALDALTRMTLQSVLKDLIEEERPTVVLVTHDVDEALYLADRVMVFSQRPATVLREVELGHIPKTHDLSAFADVRREVLNLLGIDTDEHEPTHSEGETA from the coding sequence ATGGAACTCCAATTCAGCCAGGTAACCAAATCTTTTGGCGACCTGAACGTTATCAAGCAATTCGACACCACCATCAGGAACGGCGAAATCGTTGCCCTGGTTGGCCCGTCCGGTTGCGGCAAATCCACGCTGTTACACATGCTGGCCGGACTTCAACAGCCCTCTACCGGTACCTTGACGGCGGGCGGCGCCTCGGTTGCCAAACCGTCCCCTGAGCGCACCCTGGTATTCCAGGAGCACGCCCTCTACCCCTGGATGACCTTGCTGGACAACGTGGCCCTGGCACTGGAGTTTCAGGATCAGCCCCGCAAAGCCTCCCTGGAAGAGGCCCGTAAATGGCTGTCCAGGGTCAGGCTTGTCGGTTTTGAAGATTATTACCCCCATCAGGTTTCCGGGGGCATGCGGCAGCGTTGCGCCCTGGCCAGGGCCTTTATTGCCCGCCCCAAGGTACTGCTGCTGGACGAGCCTTTCGGCGCCCTGGATGCGCTGACCCGGATGACCCTGCAAAGTGTCCTCAAAGACCTGATTGAAGAAGAGCGCCCCACCGTGGTTCTGGTCACCCATGACGTGGATGAAGCCCTCTACCTGGCAGACCGTGTCATGGTTTTCAGCCAGCGGCCGGCAACGGTGTTGCGGGAAGTCGAACTGGGACACATCCCCAAGACTCATGACCTGTCTGCTTTCGCCGATGTCCGCCGGGAAGTCCTGAACCTGCTGGGCATTGACACTGACGAACACGAACCCACACATTCCGAAGGAGAAACGGCATGA